A segment of the Malaclemys terrapin pileata isolate rMalTer1 chromosome 1, rMalTer1.hap1, whole genome shotgun sequence genome:
TCCCAACGCACTCGGAGTGACTTTCATCCTGCCTCAATCAAACGGGCCAATCGCTTGTCTCCGGTTCATAGCAGCCAACTTGAGGCTGCAGTTTGACCTGCTTCTCCGGCGCGAATAGCAAACAGAgcaaagccccctccccccgaactgCAGCGTGGACTCACGTTGCTTTGTACAGAGAAACTCCACTAAAAAGTTTGGGCTGCATCTGGAGAACGAAAACTTATTGCACGTCATTTCAAAATGAGTGTTAAGTAAATGCTTTAGAGAGCGAAAGGGAAGAAGTGGAGTTAAAAGAGAAGGACtgaaagggagaagagaaagggaaagaaggaaacaGGACTTTTTTTCGAACCCTAAATTACATATTTCACCAGGGCAGTAACCAGCTCATCGGGGCAAAGTTTGGGAGAAGTTCTGACTTTTATCGGGGAGCCACTAGGTGGCAGGTGTTGATATTAAACCCGGATTAGTGGAAAATGTAATTAGTTTGGGTTACCCAGGCTTATCTACTAGAGCCGGCAGCCTAAAATCCGCCTAGGACGTGTCCCGTTATATCGACAAattcattaatgaatatattcagtattcAAGCAGCTTTCAGAGACTGAAAGGGACAAGGAAGAGAATGATTCTTTCATTTCTTCCCTGGAAGACACAGACTTCAAATTGGCTTCATCTCCTTCTGTATCACTGGGGATCGGATCCAGCCGTTATGTGACTCTAGACTGAGAAATACTTGGAAAACCTCTGGTCTGCAGTGCCCGTCCCCAGTGTCGCTCATTCTGTCTCTGGCTACCCGCTTGCCAGGGTCTGCCCGACGGTGAAATGCTACTTGGCTGAATTGATTTGACTAGATGTTGCCCTGTTTGATGGGACTATAACAATACGCGTAATCAAGTGGTCCGtcaaagggcagggcagggttgttGTTGCTGATTAATTGAATTACTTTCTCATCCTGAAATGCAACGTTTGCATATTTGTCCAGCCTTCCCTATCGCGGTTGCCCTGCGGAGCTCAGCGCgatcccccctctctcctcctgccccgccTGGCCAgtgccccctctccttcccccatgtcCTCACTGGCAGAGACACGGGCACACAGACACGTTCGCGCGCCGCACTGGCTGGTGTCGACACCCAACAATCATGTCCCTAAACCTACGCACACAGCCCAGGCCAGTTCAGACACGCACCCATCCCTGACGCTCGGCACTCGTGCCCGCCACGCCAGGTAATGCCATCACACCCATACCCCCAGCAGCAAACTCCCAGACGCCTGCCCACTCCCTCTGCTACAAACCCGGGCACGGTCACGCTCCTGGGACGCACGTAGCAGATACAGACCCAGCGAGCCGGACAGACACAAGCGGCGAGGCAGGGGCTCCCTGCGACAGATTTTGCTAATTGAACTGTTATGGATCATCCTCATAACCGTTAAGAAACACATTTCCACGCTTCACTTCTTAACGTTTTAAAGACACATTTAACGGATGACTGAGGCTTGCCGAGCCAGCTGGGAAACACCCGGGTATAAAAATAATACAACAAAGGCAGCAAGGCTGTGGGGAAAGAGGGGACAAGGATATATACAAACGAGAGGAAAAGCTAAACCCAGGAATTAAACTCATGCAAAGGAAGGGCCAGCCTCTAGATGTGAAGAAACACCAGACATTACTTGATAGGCGCTGAGAGAGGCATTGGATGCAAAATCCAGCATTATTTCCaaaggttaattttttttctaaagttgTGGCAGATGCACAGAAAATATTAAAGTTTCTAGTTAGGAAGCAGAGCTCCCTCACTTCCCAAACTGTGCCATTACTTAAAATAAGAGATCGGTTTTGAGGAGGCGCTATCTTGAAACAATATTGTGGGCATGTTATTTTAAGAGAGAGCTAACAAAAATACCCTGTAAATAAGGACAGGTGCATTTTTAGGGCAACACAAAAGCCTTATCGTGGCAAAGGGTTGCTCTTGTGAGCGGGGTTTGGAAGAAGgacatattttaaaacagaaatatcGGACTCCGTTGAGCTATTGACGTGACTCCTGCTAACTTCGCTGTCCGATCGCATCTGTTCCTTTGTAAACCCTTTGACacaaaaacttttctttttctttactgAAGTAAGCGGAGAAAAGACTAAATCACCTTTACTTCGTCAGCCATCCCCCCGAGGAGTGCAGGGCGGGGGTCGTTAAGAATGGTTTTGGATTTCTATGAATTCCCCCCTGCACTATATGTCTTTCATTGCCCTGAAATATGTGTGTCCGGGGTGCAGTGGGAGATTGCCCAGACCAGAGATAAGTGGTTAAGTAAGTGTGGGAAGGGTTGCATTGTGCCTGGTGAGTGtttacattgggggggggggtggtaggAGAGAAATACCGATGTGTTTGTGAAACCTATTAAAACTCTCAAGCGGCAGAGCCCGGTGGAGTGCTTTAGGAGTTTAGGGCCATTCCTTTCAAAATGTTATTGTTATGCTGGGACTAAGGTTTGTTTGgtctattttttcccccaacagctGTTCCTAACGCTGGCATTGTTACATTTTATTATAGATTTGACAaaggtctctctctttctccctcctgtcTCTCTGGGTCTCTCCTCCTAGCAAACGCCATTGGCTGGCGCTGCAAAGGAGCGTGTCTTAGTCAGTTTCATTGAGCGGAATTAGCCGGAATGACATCAGTTTCCCAGCCCCCTGGCAGCACTTTGCTTATTGGTGCAGCGGCCCCTCCAGGACAATAACATTGTTCTTACCCGGCGCTGCTTGCCGATGTGCCTATAAAAACACCATCGAGTCGCCAAAAGGTGCTTATTATTATTGTGAACTGTGACAACCACCAGCGGCGCTGGAGCGGGTCCGTACTGCCAAAGGGATCACTCTGCAAACAGTAAGTTCCCAAACAAATTCACTCCCTGGCTCCTGTGGGGCTGCGGTAGCTAACTTTATAAGGGAGGCGTCCGACAGCCTCAACAGTAGCCCTCACCCACtatccccaaataaataaatggggatAGACAGCCCCCTCCTCAAAAGGAAACTGTGCGCCCTGCCGGTTCTGTCTCCGATTCTCACCGCTTTGGGCTCCTCGCGGGCGCCGAGGTGACAGATGCGGGGGAAGGCGCGGGGGGGGGGTAAGTGTCTCAACAAATATTGATCTGGTTAGGAAGGTCTCGCCGGGAAAATGATTCATTTTCCATCAGTCGTCCCCGAATTTCCCCGTCCCTCCCCGCATCACGACTCCAGTCACTTAACCGGGATTCCGCCTCCTTTTGTAGCGGTTTGTCCCGTTCTGGGGCGCAATTTGTGACCCTTCGGAAACCAGTCGTGTAAGATTCATATATTAAAAGATCTCGCTGTTTGGCGGGGTGAGGAGCAGGGTGGAGATCCAGGGTTTTGCTGGCGGATGGTGGGGAGTAACTGGAAGGTATCCCGGTGACAATTCTCCAGTGAGCATCCTGGCGCGGGAGGTGGGGCAAGGGGGGCTAGGGGAGGAGGTGAAGCAAGGTTGGGAAGTATTCTGGGAGACAGGGTGTAACGACGCGTTTGCTTCTGGCGCGGGAGTTGGAAAGTGGCCCGGGAGACTATATCGGATTTGGGAGTTCGTTGCTGCTGaacttgggagggagggagaggggaatggagggtCTCGGATCCTGCTGGGAAGGTCGCACATGAAGGATCTCGTAGATACTGCCGGGAATTGGAGGAAGAGGCTGAGCAGTGGCCTGGGGTGCCTAGGAGCTGGGAGCTGCCTGGAGCATTAGCTAGGTGAAGTTGAGGCTGCCGCGCAGTTTCTTGTCCCGTTGATTTGGGGTCGCTCTCTGGTTTCTCCTCCTCGCAGGCAGCCTGGTGCGCGGCGCTCTCCCCTCGCCGGGGACATGGACTCCGACGCTAGCCTGGTATCCAGCAGACCTTCCTCTCCGGAGCCAGATGACCTCTTCCTCTCTACCAGGAATAAAGGCAGCAGCGGGGGCTTCTCGGGGGGCACAGTGTCCAGCTCCACCCAGAGCGACTCCCCTCCAGAGTTGAGCGCTGAGCTGCGTAGCGCCATGAGCGCggccggggtggtggtggtggacaaGCTGGGCTTCAAGTCTTCCTCGTCCTCCTCGtcgtcctcctcttcttcctcctccaagAAGGACAAGAAGCAGATGACGGAGCCCGAGCTGCAGCAGCTGCGGCTGAAGATCAACAGCCGGGAGCGCAAGCGGATGCACGACCTGAACATCGCCATGGACGGCCTGCGGGAAGTGATGCCCTACGCGCACGGGCCCTCGGTGCGCAAGCTCTCCAAGATCGCCACGCTGCTGCTGGCGCGCAACTACATCCTCATGCTCACCAACTCGCTGGAGGAGATGAAGCGCCTGGTCAGCGAGATCTACGGCGGCCATCACGCCGGCTTCCACCCCTCCGCCTGCCCGGGGGGCATGGCCGCCCACTCCGCCCCGCTCCCGGGTCATCCCGGGCATCCCGCCTCCCACCCCGTGcaccaccccatcctgccccccgcTGCCGTCTCCAGCGCATCCTTGCCCGGATCCGGCCTTTCCGCAGTCAGCTCCATCCGACCCCCGCATGGGCTCCTCAAGTCGCCTTCGGCTGCCGCCGCCTCAGCCCCGCTGGGCAGCAGCTTCCAGCACTGGGGAGGAATGCCCTGCCCGTGCAGTATGTGCCAGGTGCCCGCACCGCCTCACCACCACGTCTCCAGCATGAGCACAGCCAGCCTGCCCAGATTAACCACCGACACCAAATGAACCCCCGGGAGACCCGCCTCCAGGGGGGCCGGGGAGGGAGACAGAATCTGCCGAAACaaggtggggagtggggagagagactcCAGTTTCTAGCCCCGAGGAAACGCGGGCACATTTTTGAGACACAGACTCTGTGGGGGCCTCCGTCAAAAGCACAGGCACATCTAAGGACTTACAAGGACATACCGGTCTCATCCAAGTTTTTTAAACACaccctccccaccctcacccctcacTACAGGTTTGTCCCAAGGCCACCCGGGGCACCTTCAGGCATGTTCCATACTGAGATAGACTGAGGACACTCAATCACTGAAACCCATCAGTGAAAAAGATGAACAAAAACCAATTCCTCTTCCTGCAAACGACTCCACGCAGAACtgatcctctctcctccatcatttccagcagggaaaggagaaagGAGGCCAGCGTTACGTACAGTACTTGATGTTTTGTCCAATCTCAATAGCAATTGTGTAAACCCTCagagcattttttaaataaatatatgtgcATCTTTTTAAACTTTGATAGGAGTTGAAAATAGCTATAGACTCTTCTCCTCAAGTGAAGTAACCAAAATTgcatagggttttttgtttgtttttctctattatttttacatattcCCTTTCAACATTTTTCTGGTTCATATCATAAGACATGTAAAGTGATTATTCTGAGCACCGGGCTGGTCACTTCCTACCAACATAATTTGCAAGAATGAAGGCTTTTGATGTAAATGTAGCCTGCAAAGTTTTCTGGGGTTTGGATTTGTAAATATACTGTCCAATGATGATGTAAGTCCGTTATGCTTGAGCTTTCTGTTTGTGCACTTGTACTGGAAACCTTATGATTGGtaaaggattttttgttttgttttagtgtaTAACACGATTTTCTTTTCTGCCATCATTAACAAAAAGTTACAAAACTCGTTAATGTGCTTTCTATGTAGGAACTCCACACTGCCTGTGTTGCAATACTGAGAACTTGGGCTTGTTTCTGAAATAACAATTTTTCCTATTACTGCCCCTTGCAGAGATTTTATCAtctgtttatttttgtaaaaaaaaaagttgctaaataatatttattacttGTTTGGTTGCAAAAACAAAATGAGTGATCCATGGttgagattttaaataaaaaacattttaagtaaATTGCTTTTTTCCATCCATTTATATTTTGGGAAGTCTAGTGGCTGAAGCCCGGAGTAAGAAGAACAAGACACATttactttcaaaaatattaataagGCATCATGGTTAAATAGACCAAAAACAGATCGAAAAGGATTTAGAACATTTTAAAGATAATACTTCCAGCCTTTTTTCCTAACGGTCTTACAAGGCTGCGATTGAAACTGTTTTCCCATCAGTTCTCTAAGTGGCAAGATTAATGATCAATTAACCTAGTTTATGAGGTCCAAACTTTTAAGATTTTCTTAAACAAAACTCAGCATCCAGCAAAAATAAGGAATTGCTTATGAGAAGGAAATATTAAACACAGGTTGGTGTTGCGTGTTTAAATAGTTCAAAATATGAGACTTtagacaaaaattaaaatgaaataatttctgATTAATTGTGTATCTATGTATTTGCCTATTTAAACAATCCTGTACTGAGATATTCAGACACAACAATATATTAGAGCAAAATTTTAGTTCTCCTGCGCTTTAAACCTCCAGCTCTAAAAAAAGCAAATTATGTAATTTAAAGAGCAGGTATGTGGAGATGGTTTGCACTGAAAAAGACGCCTTATttcttcacttttaaaaaaaatgaactccccttcttagcaaaaaaaaaaaagaggcaaataCACTTTTCAAATAAGCAATTTTGCTTTGGTTGTTAATACACTTAACATCTGACACCACCTCCTGGGCTCGATTCTACTCCCGCTGAAAGAAATGGCAGCAATCCCATCTGCTTCCATAGGAGCGGGATCGGGCCCTCATTTTCCCCTTTAACTCTTCCTTCGTGTTTATTACTACAGTACTTCGCTTAACTTTCTAGATATTACTGCACTTCCCCCACAGTAACACGCTTTTCTATTGAATAGTACAGAGAGATTCTTTAGCAATAGTATTTTTGCACACGCCCCATCTCAGTTTCTTCCTTCGACTTGTGCAAATACTTCAGTGGATCCTGAGCTTTTCATTTAGGCAAAACTTCAAGAAACTTTAACCCTAAAGTGCACAGCATCTGGCCGGCAAGTCCTGTCTCTTTTCcggagccatttaaaaaaatacataaaaactcCTGGTGTCGACTCTAAGATACCCCAGCAGGCGTTTTTGTGCCCACAAAACCTGCCAGGGAATGGAAGTGAATTCGGTTCTTTGGAACATTTTTATTCAGGACCTGACTATTTTGAAGCAATACTCAAAGCAGATTTCGGCGTGTGCGTGGGGATCTCAGTTTCAGCCAGCGTGAGAATCCTGCAGCTTTCGAGGTATTAGACCCAGGGGAAGGCTCCTTCCACGCCGGGCATTTCAATCGGTTGGGGGCCCTGCGGCTGAGTCCCACTACAGATCAGCGCTTTTTGAAATCCCACGGGCAGGGCTAATTTTTCTTACATCCTATAGGGAGATCGCAGCACTTCTACCGATCAGTAACAGCCGTTAATATTATCCCCCCTTTAATACACGTTAAACATTTTGGGCACCTAGTAGCTTAAGTCATCCTTACTTAGGCCCGGATCCTAAAAACATTGAAGTACGTGCTTAAATTAAGCTGAAGCACGAGCCAAGGGTTTAAGATGATAAATGATAGGCTACACTAGAAAGCGAATCAGCCTTGCGAAGTCGGCAGAGGAACTCCACATTAGCTCTTTCGGTGTGGGGAAATGGGGCTGGGTGTCTCTCTGAGGAAGAACCCAGAGCCCGAGAAACGTACTGAATTACTCGCCAGGAGGTCTTTTCGGGCTACTTTGATACGCAACTCGATCCCCTCACTCAGgatagctaaaaaaaaaaaaaatactggaatTTTCCGAATTTGCTTTTCCAGATAAACCCCTTTCTCAGTCAAGGAGGAATGGGACTAAAAACAAATCTGCGGGGCAGAGACGAGAGACGTAAACGCATCTGATGAACTAAAATTCTCCTACTCCAATAAGTCCAGGCAGCCTTACAGATTTCATGGCTGTTACTGGAGacggagaaagagagagagttttaaaCTTCTCTATTAATGTTATAACCGTTTCAAGGAAAACCTTGCAACACAAACGCCATGTGAAGGATCGCACTCACTGGACAATGTGAGCAACTCGCTGCCCTTTCCTGCGCGCAGATATCGCTTTTAACCCCCACGCTAGGAACTGGTTCCATTGCGTTAAGCTAGTTTCTACCCCTACAATTATAAAGcgaggggccagatcctgctccccatTGGAGACCATGGCTATATTCCCACTGCGTCCAGCGGCTGGCAGAGCGTTTTATTTGGTAGTGGAAAAACTGGTATAGCAAAAGAAGACGATTAAGGTCCAACCGGGGCTCCGGGAACATGAGAGGCAGACAGACAATATTAGCAATTGCTACTGGCGATCTCTCTTTCCTGAGCTAATTATTACTCTAACCAGGATTACTCGGAACAGCAGATACAATCTCAAACACAAACTGGCCCGGTGAAGCCAATCTCTCGTCACATAGTATTTCCCAAGTCCCCCTAAGAGTCTCTGGAGGCAAGCAGTTCGCAAGATGCCCCGAgatgcacacccccccccccccagcgcgcgcgcacacacacacacacaattgggtTGCTTCCTATACGAGTGCAACCAGAGGCTCTTTCGTATGTTAATGTGGCGCTCTGCTTAAAGAAGGTGATAAGCGCATCCGTTGGGATTTCCTGTGTACAAGACTAAAGGTGCCCATTAGATACGGGGAAGAATAAATAGTGAGTGTTAGCGACACATGCGCCTTGTACCCCGCCTCACTCACCCACCTGGGTTAGAATGCGGGCACCTTCTCCCATCCCACTACTGTACCGGAGAAAGGAGTTTTCTCTGTTCTCTTCTCAGGACAGGGTTTAGGAAGGATTTCCCTTAAATAGCCCACGCCCTtaggcatttatttttaaatgctgcaCGTATATGTTTTCATTGTTTGAAAAGGGGGAAATCTAAtcgaacagccccccccccaaaagctagttgttgttttctttaaaaacaagtttaGTTTTTCGACTTTTCGCCCCATCACCGTCTTCAGAGTTAAAACGAGTAACCCTGTGAGCTATTTAAGCACGAAActtctcagagcagcagcagaaaggaacTGATCCTTAAGGGGCTAGTCGCGCCAGCAGAAAAGGGTTCGGAAGAAAACATCAGCTATAAAGCCATTTGGTGTGACATCTCCACCGTGGAGTGATGATAGAACCAAAGGTTCTCTTTGCCCTGCGCACAACGCGGTGTAACACACCTGAACAGAGACAGGTGAGTGCGTCTCCAGCTTAGGGGCTCAATCACATAGCCCAAAGCTACTTCCATTCGTCACACTTTATATAGTCCATGAAGCTGCAGACTGCTGTATACGGAATACAGGATccaatgagtgaaatcctggccccactgacttccgtggggccaggatttaacccAGTGATTCATTTGCTGGCACTCAGTATGGAAAATATGGATTTAGTTTCTAGAACAAATATCGTTCAGTCCTTTGGTAGAAAGAATAAGCCCCTGGGTTTTCCCACTACAGCATTTCTAGGCGGTTATCAAGGTGTTAACTGCCCTTACCAGGCAagatttcccctctccctctcccccatttatCAGAGGGTAGCTGATGTGAAGCCTGGTGAATTTCTATTTTCTGAGCTCTCTTGGCCGCCAACTGCACCGATGATGCTGGCCCTCAAGAATTAGCCCATGCAATATATTTGAGTTTACACTTCGCAGAGTTTGGGGAGTCGTTTGATCATTGCTTTAGACCTGCGAGTTTAGCAAAGTATTGCAAACGCCAAACACTCAAAGTAAGCCTTGCCAAGGGAGGCCCTTTTTCTCGTTCCCTTTCCTGGCAGTGGCTCTTTTCTTTGGGGAAAGGAATCAGATCACCCTTCTGTCCCAGGGGCACCGCTCTCAGGAACGGCCTGATCCCGCAGCTATCTTGCAAGCTACACTCCCATCCAGTGGAGGGAGGGATCGGGCCCCAAGCTGCTGCCTTCATTTCAGCAAACAGCCAGTTCCCAGCCGTCATATTAAAGGAGGTAGACCGTATTCCTAGGTGGTCGTCCAAAGCAGTCTAGCTCGGTACCGGGTTATAAGAGAAGATACGATATTGGAAGAACCTCCAAGCAAAAAGTAGGAGCCCGACATGTCAGCGATCCCTTTAAAGCCGGTCTGAGTTGTGACTGCTCAGCACCTCTTTAAAAAAACCAGCCCCCTACCACCTGTTTGGACTCCGGTACAGGACAGCCACCTCAGTAGCTCTTTTGAACGCCTCCAGATAAGACTCTTGTTAATGCCAGTATTAACCCGCCATGTGTTCCCCATCTATGCTGTTACCCCCACCCCGATGCGTTTTCAGTTGACACTACTTAGCTGCTTTCCCTCCATCTGCGGGGAGGCGCGGTCAGCAGAGCAGCTTTCCCAATTAGCACTGCTCTGGTGAGCTAGTGGTGCTGCAGGAAGCGCAGGAGCAGGTGAGCATTAGAGGGAGCACCATTAGGAACTGTTCTTTGTCTCTATTAAAGGCAACAATTAGCACCCTGACAGATGCAGAGATTCAGCAGAGACCAGAAGCTACTAAATCTACACGGCTGTCTCGCTGATCGCTCGCTTCTACCCAGAGGGCCTTTCCATCAGACTAACAGGTGGAGCAAAGGAGGAGACAGTTGCGGGGCAAACGGAAATGTTGCATACCGTGTTCCTTCCTGCTTGGGGGACGCAGTCCCGATACCACACTAGGAAGAGTGATGTAGAATAATGCAGTGTAAAGGTCCTCAACTTAGAATTCCCGTTCTGGCTCccttccttgtctctctctcaatgAAGTAGGCCACGCTTATCAGGAAGTGACCAGGCTACTTGCTTTAATTGGCTTGCCTTGTGGTAACAGTTTAATTTTTTATGAGCTGGGTTCCAGTCACGCTCCTTGATGTTCATGCAATGGGATTTGTTCATAGCACTGATACTTTTCTTCAGAAGGAAAAAACTGGCCTACAGCACAGTTACTGGTTGGATGTAGCTCCCAAAGCAACGAGGTACTCTCACCGAGGTGGATCGGGCTCTCATAGAGGCAAAGGTGTAGTATGATTTCATATATCCCGGCCTATAAAATGTTCCAAAGCAGAATGCCATCATCCAACCTGAAACAATATTTTCCTCAATAAGCATCCCCCATGTTATTAGAGATACTTGTCAATGTACATCCAAATCTCAGGATATTTTCATAAAAAATACAATGAACAAGTCATTTAGAATAGGCTTTACAGCTAGCTCATCAGGTTGCACCCCGTAAATAGGTAGTAGATAGATAGTAGTAACTCAACTGAATCAACAGCGAAATACATTTCTCTCCTTGTAAAAGCCAGTACCTCTTCCCTGGAAATCAATAGGAACAGTGGGAGGCGGTGTGGCTATAAGGGGTGGGACTTAGGGTTCTATTCcatctctgtccctcagtttccccctctgtaaaaattaaagcaatgatatctcctttgtaaagccctttgagttGTAGGGGTGACAAGGGCTGTGTAAGAATAAGTGTCGACATAGGAAGAATGTTCTTCTATTCAGCAAACTCTGTTTTGAAAAATACTTACTGGCACGCAAGACTTTTAGAAGGCGCACACTCTGTTTCTTCCATGAGATTTAGTTCTTAAAAACGGAACCAGAGCTGTGAAACCTAGATTTACAAGATCAGCGGCATCTTTGAAGAAACATATATAGGAGCAGTGCCAGTGTCAGGCTTAAGAAGCAGGTCGgtctaaaacacacacacacaatccacaGAAGGGAAAAATACAGTTTTAGGGTGTGAGTTCTCTTGATCTTGTTGAGGAGGTCA
Coding sequences within it:
- the OLIG2 gene encoding oligodendrocyte transcription factor 2; the protein is MDSDASLVSSRPSSPEPDDLFLSTRNKGSSGGFSGGTVSSSTQSDSPPELSAELRSAMSAAGVVVVDKLGFKSSSSSSSSSSSSSSKKDKKQMTEPELQQLRLKINSRERKRMHDLNIAMDGLREVMPYAHGPSVRKLSKIATLLLARNYILMLTNSLEEMKRLVSEIYGGHHAGFHPSACPGGMAAHSAPLPGHPGHPASHPVHHPILPPAAVSSASLPGSGLSAVSSIRPPHGLLKSPSAAAASAPLGSSFQHWGGMPCPCSMCQVPAPPHHHVSSMSTASLPRLTTDTK